The Zingiber officinale cultivar Zhangliang chromosome 9A, Zo_v1.1, whole genome shotgun sequence genome window below encodes:
- the LOC122021757 gene encoding probable glucomannan 4-beta-mannosyltransferase 11 gives MEGGIADLSTSLALYLDAASDFILSSLSRAAPVWEAVRAAVLLPLMKTAVVLCLVMSLILVVEKLSMALVALYVKVFGRTPEKVYKWQEMPQDPELGSLPYPMVLVQIPMFNEREVYEISIGAACTLAWPNDKLIIQVLDDSTDITIRELVQEECGKWQRKGRNIHYISRDNRNGYKAGALKEAMELDYVKKCDYVAIFDADHEPPTDFLLRSVPFLMHNHEIALVQARWKFVNANECIMTRIQEMSLNYHFKVEQQSGSSTMAFFGFNGTAGVWRILAINEADGWKERTTVEDMDLAVRATLRGWKFLYIGDLKVKSELPSSYKAYRYQQHRWACGPANLFKKMALDILMAKKVTSLKKLFLLYNFFFARRIISHNVTFFFYCIIIPLSSFFPEVVIPKWGVFYVPTLITILNAVGTPRSLHLIVIWIFFENVMSLHRCKAVYIGLLEAGRVNEWVVTEKLGNALKTKQISAVAKKFPRNLWERFLFLELALGFFLLICACHNFFFRRNQYFFFIFPQTISFLLMGFGFVGNHFPQTK, from the exons ATGGAAG GAGGCATTGCCGATCTGTCGACCTCCTTGGCTCTTTACTTGGATGCTGCTTCCGATTTCATCTTATCTTCCTTGAGCCGGGCGGCGCCGGTATGGGAGGCGGTGAGGGCCGCGGTGCTGCTGCCGCTGATGAAGACGGCGGTGGTCCTGTGCTTGGTAATGTCGTTGATCCTTGTCGTCGAGAAGCTGTCGATGGCGCTCGTCGCTCTCTACGTGAAGGTCTTCGGACGCACGCCGGAGAAGGTGTACAAGTGGCAAGAGATGCCGCAGGATCCGGAGCTCGGCTCACTGCCCTACCCCATGGTCCTGGTCCAGATCCCCATGTTCAATGAGCGAGAG GTCTATGAAATTTCAATTGGAGCAGCTTGCACACTTGCATGGCCAAATGACAAACTCATAATTCAAGTTCTTGATGATTCGACCGACATCACAATTAGG GAACTAGTGCAAGAGGAATGTGGAAAGTGGCAGAGAAAGGGTCGAAACATACATTATATATCTAGGGATAACCGAAATGGATACAAGGCTGGTGCTCTGAAAGAAGCAATGGAACTTGACTATGTGAAAAAATGTGATTATGTGGCAATATTTGATGCAGATCATGAGCCCCCAACTGATTTCCTTTTAAGATCTGTTCCTTTCCTCATGCACAATCATGAGATTGCACTTGTTCAAGCACGGTGGAAGTTTG TGAATGCCAATGAATGCATAatgacaaggatacaagaaatgtcATTGAACTACCATTTCAAAGTGGAGCAACAATCGGGTTCGTCAACTATGGCATTTTTTGGATTTAATG GAACTGCTGGTGTGTGGAGAATTCTAGCTATTAATGAAGCTGATGGTTGGAAAGAGCGAACTACTGTTGAAGACATGGATTTAGCAGTCAGAGCAACCCTTCGAGGTTGGAAGTTTTTATACATTGGAGACCTGAAG GTCAAAAGTGAGCTACCAAGCAGTTATAAAGCATATCGTTATCAGCAACATCGTTGGGCCTGTGGACCTGCAAATTTGTTTAAGAAAATGGCATTAGATATTCTAATGGCTAAG AAAGTGACCTCATTGAAGAAATTATTTTTGCTCTATAACTTCTTCTTTGCAAGAAGGATCATATCCCACAACGTGACTTTCTTCTTCTACTGCATCATCATCCCATTGTCTTCTTTTTTCCCTGAAGTTGTGATTCCAAAATGGGGGGTGTTCTATGTTCCAACTCTCATTACCATCCTCAATGcagttggaactccaag GTCTTTACATCTAATTGTCATCTGGATATTTTTCGAAAATGTCATGTCCTTGCATCGATGCAAAGCTGTTTACATCGGTCTTCTTGAAGCTGGGAGGGTAAATGAATGGGTTGTGACCGAGAAACTAGGGAATGCATTGAAGACTAAACAAATTTCAGCAGTTGCTAAGAAATTCCCAAGGAACTTGTGGGAAAG GTTCCTATTCTTAGAGTTGGCCTTGGGATTTTTCCTCTTAATATGTGCATGCCACAATTTCTTCTTCAGAAGAAATCAGtacttctttttcattttccctcaaactatttccttcctcttgatgGGGTTTGGATTTGTTGGCAATCATTTCCCACAAACCAAGTAG